The following are encoded together in the Equus quagga isolate Etosha38 chromosome 1, UCLA_HA_Equagga_1.0, whole genome shotgun sequence genome:
- the LOC124252507 gene encoding IQ domain-containing protein F5-like: MALSPPPLFLPELWLKENRPERDVTIKPLTMGPKKVKVVTTTTTTTTENERVVFIQAWWRGTLVRRTLLHLALRVRVIQCWWKQQLAILLERKRRVALVLYAQEEWAVVKLQSWVRMWRIRLRFCRLLHAVHIIQAYWRWHSCHTRGLIQGHYDLKENQLNLQLEITLGSQACKVQQCIPFPIKE, translated from the exons AtggctctctcccctcctccactcttCCTGCCAGAGCTGTGGCTGAAGGAGAACAGACCGGAGAGGGATGTGACCATCAAGCCCCTAACCATGG GGCCCAAAAAAGTGAAGGTTGtgacgacgacgacgacgacgacgacggAAAATGAACGAGTTGTGTTCATCCAGGCCTGGTGGCGGGGCACCCTGGTGCGTCGGACGCTGCTGCACCTGGCGCTTAGAGTACGGGTCATTCAGTGCTGGTGGAAGCAGCAGCTGGCCATACTGTTGGAGAGGAAGCGGCGGGTGGCCCTGGTGTTATATGCGCAGGAGGAATGGGCAGTGGTCAAGCTGCAGTCCTGGGTCCGCATGTGGCGCATCCGCCTTCGTTTCTGCCGTTTGCTCCATGCTGTCCACATCATCCAGGCCTATTGGCGCTGGCATAGTTGCCACACTCGTGGCTTGATTCAGGGCCATTACGACCTCAAAGAAAACCAACTGAATCTTCAACTTGAAATCACTTTGGGCTCACAGGCTTGTAAAGTGCAACAATGCATACCCTTTCCAATAAAGGAATGA